Genomic window (Marasmius oreades isolate 03SP1 chromosome 3, whole genome shotgun sequence):
AGTTTTAGAGTCATTCTGCTCCTCGCCTCTTTGGTCATTGACCATCCCCATTAGCGGTAATAATGTCATCTCTTTCAAGGGTCCACAGGCGAATACTACCACAGAGTCGAGTGATGGTCTCATCTTTGACTATACATATGACCCCTCTGTGGGCCCGACCGAAGGAGATAATATCGATGCTGCCCGCACGAATGGTTTCTACGTGATCAATACTCACCACGACACACTGTACCAATATGGATTCACAGAAAGCGCTTTCAACTTTCAGAAGGACAATTTTGGAAAAGGTGGTCGGGGTAATGACCAAGTTCTCCTGAGTATCCAGGATGCCGCCGGAACCAACAACGCCGACTTTGCTACCCCTCCTGAGTACGTACCCAACCCCTTCTATTGTGTTGGTTTCGCGGAAACTGAGATTGAAATGGAATCAGTGGTCAATCTGGAAGGTGCAGGATGTTCATATTCACCATCACGACGCCGAACCGGGATGGTGTGCTCCAGAACGACATTCCACTTCACGAGATGACCCACGGTCTCACTAACCGTATGACTGGTGGCGGCACTGCCAAATGTCTGCAGAGTCTTGAATCCGGAGGTATGGGTGAAGGATGGTCTGATGCTGTTGCTGAGTGAGCATTTCTCCTTTTTCGTTCAATCGCGCTATTTGAGCTGATGCGGGCATTGAAATTAGGTGGTTCGTCCGCTCTGACACACCCGAGATTACCGACTTCGTTACCGGCACATGGGTACTCAATAATACTGAAGGTGTTCGCTCAAGACCTTATTCAACCTCGATGACGACCAACCCTTTGAAGTACTCTGACGTCGCTAAGTTGGATGAAGTACACGGTGTGTCTAGTCTCTCGTATGATATAACTGCATCGTTGAATGTTCTGACGATCGATCCTCATTGCCACAGACATCGGAGAGGTAAGTTAGCTGAATTAACGTCCACGCAAGTCGAAGATCTCGCTGACTAGCTCCGTTTCTCCATTTCCCCCCGGCTTCATAGGTCTGGTAAGTGAACCTCATTGGGTTGTTCTCCCGCTACAAAGACCAATCTAACACTTCTCACCCCCCCTTTTTATCAGGGCAAACCTTCTTCACAACGTATACGCCGAACTCGTAGGCGCACATGGATTCTCCACAACCGCTCGAACGAGTGCAAAAGGGACGGAAGGAAACATTGTCTACTTACAGCTCCTCGTTGATGCTCTGCCTTTACAACCTTGTAACCCCACTTTCCCCGACGCTCGTGCAGCATGGATTCAAGCCGATGCCAACCGGTATGGTGGTGCTAACCGGTGCCTGTTGTGGAAGGTGTTTGCTAGTCGAGGTTTGGGTGTTGGTGCGGCAAACCACGTCGATTCGTTCAAAGTTCCTGATGATTGTTGAGACATGATATCattctttttctccttcccaAATCTTGAAAGGAAGTCGATCGGATTTTTATTTATGTAGTAATATTGCAATCAATTTATCGGACGGACAACTTATAGCAAGCCCGGGAGCGTCTGCTAGTTGTTTTAGAACAACACAATCAGGAAGGTTCTAGGGCCTATGATATGATACTTCAACAAACCTGTTAGATAACACTTATGGGCAACTGTATACTCGAGCACACACGGTGTCATTGCTTTAAATCCATCGGACCGAAAGGTTCAGGTCAAATAACTAGTACATCAACATGACATTTACATATATGATTCAATTTACCATACCTTAGCCCAAGAACGATAAGGGAAACCAGAAGAGAAGACCACCACCTTAACAACCAGCGGGGACATCGAAAGCATTGGCATAATTCGCAGCGCTAAAACCCATACCCCTACTAGCAAACACCCTCCAAAGTAGACACTTATTGGCACCACCATACCGATTGATATCCGCTTGGATAAAGGCGTTACGAGCGCTGATGAAGGTGGGGTTGCAAGGTGACAAAGCAAGGGAATCAACGAGAAGCTGTAAAAAGACAATGTTTCCTTGGGTTCCACTCGCGCTCGTTCGAGCAGTGGTGGAGAACCCGCGTGTGCCTACGAGTTGGGCGTACACGTTATGGAGGATATTCGCCCTATAGAAATGGGTGTTTTGACGTTGAGTGGGATCTCGAGGTCGAAATGAATGAGAGGTACTTACCAGACCTATGTCACGATTCGTAGAATTGACAAATGGGGTGAGTTTTTGAAGGTATTCGTTGCATTAGTTACTTACCTCTCCCATATCTGTGATAATGAAGGGTTAGAACATTTGATATTACACGACTACGAGGGATCAACGCACAGTGTTCTTCATTCATCTGACCAATATCGGCATACGTATAACCATTGGTCGTCATGGAAGTTGAATAGGGCTTTGATCGAGCCCCTCGAGGATTGTTAAATAGCCAAGGAACAAACACAAAGTCGGTTATCTGAGGAGAATCAGAGTGGACAAACCAGCTATTTACAACGCGATCCTTTCAGCAAAAGAGAAGCGAAAAAGTAGCCAGAGAAAAAACTCACTCGGCAACAGCATCGGACCACCCTTCACCCAAGGCTCTGGACTCCAGTGCCTGCAGGCAAGTGGCTGTACCACCACCGACCAGTCGGTTGCTGAGGCCATGGGTCATTTCGTGAATTACGATATCGTTTGATAGGGTACCGTCCCGGTTCGGGTTCGTAAGGGTGAAAATGTACATCCTGCACCGCCCGGATTGTCCACTATCCCATGCCATTTTCGTTTCAATTGCCGTAGACAAACAAGCTAGAGATACTTACTCGGGAGGAGTAGCAAAGTTCGCGTTGTTGGTTCCAGCAGCGTCTTGAACACTGACAAGGACTGGGTCATTCCCGGCACCACCCTTTCCAAGGTTGTCGAGCTGGAAGTTGAACTTGCTTTCCGTGAAACCATACTGGTACAACGTATCGTGGTAGGCGTTGATTAAGTAGAAAGCGTTCGTGCGGGAAGCATCGAGGTTAGCTCCTTCAGTCGGGCCAACACCCGGGCTGTATGTGTAGTCGAAGACAAGACCACTACTGGATTGTTTGGTAGTAGCCGTCGTCGCACCCTTATAGGTGATAACGTTATTACCGCTGTCGAGGGAGGTCAGTCAACGGAAAAGGGAGCAGAGTAAAATACTAAACTCACGAGGTATCAGTGGTATTTACGCCTTTCGCATAATGCCATCCTTGGGGTGATGCGGAGGTGAGCGCGGGGTTTGTAAGCAATTCGAGACCCTCTTTAATGTCCAGTTTGAAGATTGGGACAACACGGTACTATAATACGGCATTAAGTACGAATCATAGCCGAACGAGTCGTTAGTCACTCACAGAGGCTTGAGCGACAAAGTCGGTAACAGAGAGCAACTCCCCAGTGTGTGCATCTGCAAAAGCTTCATAGAAGGTCCCAGCTTCATCGTTTTCGACTTGGAAGGCGTGCACGAGAGCAACGGATCCATCTTGCTGAGCGAGATACTTGACAGTCGGCTCGATATCGTTCTTTTTGCCTTGCAAAGTCTGTTCCACCTTTGGGATGACGGTGGAAACATCGACCGATGGTTTGGAATCCGCAGCTTTGGCTGGTATTGTGAATATTAGCCAGGGATACAATGGCACAGGGAAAAACTGACAGGTATCGACGAATGATTGACCAAAAGCTACAACCTTGTTATTTTTGAATGCAACATTGGCTACAGCATTCGCAATGGGAACACCGTTCTATATTTATACATCAGACAAGTTCCCAACAGCGGATAGAGAACTGGAGACTGACATGAACTTGTTGAGCGTAGCCGAACGATTCACCGTTTTCGTTGGCGTACCCGGACTTGAACGAAACCTTGCCAGAATCCACTTTAAGCTGCGACGCGACAAACGAAACCGTTTTGTTCTCAATCGGAGCATCGGAAAATGTTGAAGGGGTGTCAAAGCCCTCTCCGAAAGTCTATAACGCGTGTCATCCAGCATTCATGGACAGAACAAGGAGAGCTGCACAAACACTGTAGTTGGATGGAGGATGGAACATCTGGATCTTGACACCGTTTCCGAGGTCCTTCACATTCTGAGTGCTGTACGTTGCAGGTCGAGCAGCGGCATTGCTGTAGGAGGCATACAAAATGGCAAGAAGCACAGAGGAGAGAAGTCTGTTGTAGAAGACCATTTTCGAGACGAGCTATCTGGATTTAGTTGACTCGCAGAGACTGGGTCGACTGAGGTTCTGAGTCAAAATGGGTGTCTTTTATCCTGTCTTAACCCGCAATTTCCGGCAGATGGCGTATCGAGCTTAACAAGACCTCCCACACATCTCATCTTGTTCCGGAGTGCGAACTGGGGCGTACACACAACTCATGTGAGAGAAATTTGAAGGAATATAAACAGAGAATATGACCTTGAAGAGTGTTTTGCGGTATTCAAAAGTTCCGGATTCGCGTTAATGAACTTCACTCGTATTGCGCGGTTCCTTTGGCAGCCATGTAAGTGCATTTGAATCTCTTATTGAAGAGAACTTTACCGCTTACAGTAGCTCCCATTATCCGAGTAAAGGTCAGGCCTTTAGGTACGAGGTCGAAATTTGTCGTGGCGTTTGTTCCAGACACAGTGGCTGGTCAGTATATTGAATGTCATCGTTCAATCGCCAACGAAACTCCACGTCGGTTCATTTCATATGATCTTCCACAGTTCTGTTATAGACTAGATCCTCTCGTTAATTGTACTAACTTGAGGAATGGACTCTCCAAAGTAACAATTGAGGAATAGGCTTCGTCCGAGTTATCGTTGGGTTGAGATGATGGTTCATGGAGAACTTCGGAAATTTCCGAGTCCGGATGACGGCGGGTCGTAGGCACTCATCTTGTTCGCACGGTAGCTCAGTAGAAGGTAAAGTATGGGGCCACTGTTTAAAGAATTGTCTTGAAGTTCCGAAAATGGACTCAAAATTGATCGCACTACACAGAGCCATTGATCAGGAAAGATCACGGTCAAATGTTTCCAAACTGGCGTACGCTACAAAGCAGCCGCGAAATTTGTCAAAACCTACTAATGGTTTCTCAGATGGAGTTCAAGTCGTTCGGATTCGAGTATTTCGAGAAGGGACTgtatagatagatagatcgATACGACAAGCTTCACTACTCAATCATTGATTAGTGTTTGTGATTCCGTCGGAAACCTGCGTATTCTGCACTTCGCCAGATTCAGCTCTTTCCAATCACCGGAAAGCCCACATCATTCCGTTACTATAACCGGTATGAGGTGCTACAAGTCTGGAAGGTATTTTCTGATAGGATCAATGTTTGGGTGCGGGAGGTGGGGTCGGATCAGGTTCTTACTGTATTGATTGTTGATTTGATCTTTTTCGTTTCCCAACTCTTCACGGGATTCTTGACCCAAGATGTAGTAATTATAAAAAGGTGCTATGTAAATTTAAAACGTACTAAGATCGTTTTGACTTTTCGGTATCGGAGATTTCGGATTTTAGTATGGATAGCAATCACCACCACATGGAGGCATGCACAATCGGACAAATTCGCTTCCGTTGTGTTTAGTCGTCTTTGAACCTAGCCTTTTTAAAcaagaaacaaaaagaacAAAGTGAACATGAATATTTGTTTGTTACGTTAGGAGTAGATCTCACCAACTTGAATAGTGAAAGACCGTCTGTATGAAGTCCTCAGAGGAACGCCGCACAGCTACCACTTCTGTGCATGTGCTGTTGCACTCGATCCGCAGATACTGAGTCACCCACGGTAAGACATGCTCAATTGAAGTGATTTTAACGCCTCAGTCAAGAAATGACGGCACCTTAACAGCTACCGGAAAGACTGCAGCAAAGGTGGTGAAACAAAAACATTATTTGATGCGCTCGAGGGTGAGCCGATATCAGCGTGTGTCCAAGCCTCACGACCCTGAGGGAAGGTGGGGCTGTGAGCAAGGCGTCAACTGGGAGGTGCAAAAAGTCGATGTCTCCTTGCGTCCCTTCTGTACTCGTCCGAACGGTGACGGAGAACCCGTGCGTGCCTACGAGTCTAGCGCATACAAGCATGCTCGCCCTGCGGGAATGAGTGTTGTTCAATTTTCCAGGTCGAAGAGGGAATAAAGATGCTACTTTTTAAAgaatggagatggagggaTCGTAAAGGTCGCCAGGTGTGGTGCACTTTGCAGCGTTGGGTGTAACTGGTCGTAGGTGGTGTACTTTGCCAAGGGGGGAGTACACTTTGCCAGTCCCGTAAAATGGTTGGTTTACCTCTCCAATAGCTATAATAACCAAGGGACAGAGCATTCAGTGATGCCAGTGATACCGTACGATGGAATAAACGCACGATGTGTGCCAAATATGCCAGCAACATCGGAGTACTTGTAACGGTTCGTCGCCATTGAGGCTGATTAAGGCTTTGAACGAACACCTCGGGGATTATGGAGAATCCATGCGCGAGTTAACAAGGTCGTGGTCAGTGATGTGGGGGGTGTCAGTGCGAATGAACCACCTAATTCAGGTGGAATCCTCGCATCAGCCGTAGCAAAATTGGAAGAGAGAGCGAAAAGTAGCTAGAGGAAAGGGGGAGACTCACCCAGCAACAGTGTTGGACCATCTATAGGTCATTTCATGAATCGGGATCTGCTTTGGAAGACGCCATCCCGATTTGGGTTTGTACTGGTGTTTGTGAACATCCTGCACTTTCCAGATTGACCACTAAGCCATCACGTTTCAGTTTGAATCCCCAGAAACAGCGGAATAACAAGGCTAAATGAGTACTTACTCGGTAGTACAGGTAGCGTTGTTGAAGCCAATTTCAGATTTTGAATGCGAAAATTGTCGAAGAGTCTATTTTGGGTGCCGGTCCATAGTCGTATTGAGCCCGTCTTCTGTACCGCTATCTTAAAACTTCTTCAGTGAAGCTGAGTGTGGCGGATTGGGACCACATAGTCATATAACACCCAAGACTTCGCTACACCGGCATGAACGGCATGAGGAAGGTCCACGAAGCGCACAATGGCACCCTACTAATAGTCCCTCCTGAATGACGAAATAGGATGACGCGACGTTAAGGAGAGAGCGTAACAACACAACATGCCTGCGACCTCCGGCCTCTACACCCAGCTTGAGGCTCGATGTAAGTAGCAAAAATCATACCACTGTGATGCGGGTCTTTGGAAAACAGCAGCCTCGACGCAAGGCAAATACCCAACCACCGAGAGGGTTCTGTGACACACTGAGTAGTTTTCTTCATGACCTCTACATATTACATGTCGAGGCTGTGGTATTCGACCTTATTCGCGAAAAGCTTGAGGCCAGCCAACCGTATCGATGTAGCTCCTAGTTCGGTCGAAGGATATAAGAAATAGACCAGGGAAAAAGTGATATTGAACTGGCTTTGACAGAAGGTACGGCCGACCGCAGAATGTTAAACGTATCATACGACCCGATACTTGCATTTAACTGGATAGCTTCATCCGTCACGAGACGTTCAATGACAACAGTAATGTCGATGTTGGTTCGTTCGCCAGCGTTCGCCTCGTGGGATGCGCCTCACGTGCTGCATGTGACAGGAGTTCTTTGAACCGCGGGCCAGAGTTCTCTTATTATTAACCATTACCTACGATTTCCTCTGCAACACTCTCGTTTTCGATGTGATCACCAGGATTGGCTTTCTCAACCGTGACCAGAGGGAATAATGGGGATGGAACTGCAAGCTGGCGACCGTTTAGACATGCACATCAGAGCAGCTCAACATGTTCACAGCCATACTTACATCCTCGTCGCAATGTCGCGGGTTTCATCCTGGCAGAGATAATCGCTCTTTTAGCGCGTCAACAAAATTGACTGTCTTTTGTAATAGTGGCCCAACATATCGAGTAAGCCTGGAAATCCGGAAAGCCGCAGACGACTCTCAACAAGAAATAGTAGAAGTCGATGAAGGAAACGAATTACTCAGTATCACACCTGTGTACGATATTGACTGGGAAGGTACGTGTTATACTCACAAATAATTCGTTCTTTTTTCACCTCTATAAACAGGTGCATGCAAACGCTTTATAGCCCGTATAACTTGCCATGCTATCCTTGAATCCGAAATTTAGTTCGACTAGCTTTACGAGCCTCGATATGGTAGTTAGAGACGCGAGTTCGTTAGAACGTCCAGTGCGTGGAGGGGATGACGGTCACACTGACTCGGAGTGCGATGAGGTATAGATTTATTGATGGTACGTTGCGCCTTCCTGAATCCCTTGTTTGATATCGCCAACGGACCGAACAATGTTAACTTTGTCTTTCCTCCCCCCGTTTGTAGGAAATTAGCCAACCCGATTTTGATGGATAGCTGCTTTAGAAGAGTCCAGTCGACTTCTCAAGGCGGCTGACGCTAATTAAACGAACAAGCCCTCCTTCCCGTCTCTCAGTGCCGGATGTCGCCTTCCATCCTACCCAAATACCCTCTTATTCCACTTTTTGACGTTCTTTTATCGCCTATGCCCGTGGACGCCTCAGCATACATCAAAATCCGTCAATTAATCACCACCAGCGTCATACGCCTGCTAACCTCACCACAATCACGAATAAACGGGGTTCACATCGCACAACGCCTTCCTTGCTACGCACCCCGCTGTCCCAAAATAACGATACCACCCGCGCGACACTTACTTGTTTTGCCCGGATGCGCAAGGAATCCGAACCTAACAGAGACCCTGTATCTCTCGGTGAAGGTGTCGAGGTGATGACTGTTTGAGTCATGGACAAATCATGACGATGCCGGATTAGTGAAAGAGATTAGTATGTGTGGTTAATGAGATGATAATTTGACATAGAGGACTTCGTACTCGATTACTGGCTCCTTCAGCTTTTTTTCGTTGAGGTTTTTTCGTGGAGGTTTTTGCCCGTGTCAACTGTCCAGGAGGGATAACGTGAACTTGAAGATTGGCGTTGACACCAACGACCGCGGATGTCTTCGGAATGGGTTCACGTTGGACAGGCGTCTAAGGTCTTTGATGGCTTCGTATGGTGGAAGAGAACCAGTGCAAAGTTCCGAGTCGGCAATGGTCTCGTTGGGTGTTGTTATTCCCAGCACTACTGTAGTACTTGCTTGTAGGAGGTGACCGCATCGAAAGACCGAGTATCCGGACAGGTGCATCGGCCAGAGCAGGATATCCATGGTAAAATTATCGCGGATCGAAAGGTTCTAGTCAAGCAGTTAATGGATTGTAAAACTTTACTCAATTTCCTACATTAGCCCAAGAAACCCATCGATGTGTAAAACGTAGAATAAagtaaaaaataaaaaataaaaGACCACCAAATTAACAACCCTGGGGAAGATCGAAAGCATCGTTATAATTCGCAGCACTCCAACCCATACCCCTACTAGCAAACGCCCTCCACAACAGACAGTAATTAGCACCGCCATACCGATTGATATCAGCTTGAATGAACCCGTTACGAGCATGTATGAAAGTGGGGTTGCAAGGTAATAAAGAAAAGGAGTCAACGAGAAGTTGCATATAGACAGTGTTTCCTTGGGTTCCACTCGCACTCGTTCGAGCCGTGGTGGAGAACCCGCGTGCGCCTACGAGTTGAGCATACACGTTATGGAGGATGTTTGCCCTATGGAAATGGGTGTACTGAGTTTGAGAGATCGAAAAACCGTAAGGGTTTACTTACCAGACCTATGATTAGTGAAGGCGAAATTATAAAAAAAGGGAATGAGTTTTGAGGGCGGGTTTGTGCAAATAGTAGCTGCTTACCTCTCCAATATCTATGATAATGAAGGGTCAGAACATTAACGTGATGTCATTATACCATACGATGGAACGCACTGTGTTCTTCATTCAGCCCACGAAGAGTGGAATATGTATAAGGGTTGGTCGTTGTGGAAGTTGAATAGGGCCGTGATCGACCACCCCGAGGATTGTTAAATAGCCAAGGAGTAAACACAAAGTCGGTCACCTGAGGCGCATCAGAGTGGACGAACCAGCTATTCCGAACGCAATCCTTTCAGTAAAAGAGAAGCGAAAAAGTAGCCACAGACAGTAAAAAAACTCACTCCGCAACAGCATCGGACCACCCTTCACCCAAGCCTTTGGACTCAAGAGTCTGCAAGCAAGCGGCTGTACCACCACCAGTCAATCGGTTGCTGAGACCATGGGTCATTTCGTGAACTACGATATCGTTTGATAGGACACCATCCCGGTTCGGATTCGTAAGTGTGAAAATGTACATCCTGCACTGTCCAGGTTGACCCCTATTCCATATTTTAATGCCTGTAGACAGTCAAAACAGCAAGCTAAAGAGGGTACTTACTCGGGAGGAGTAGAAAAGAAGGCGTTGTTGACTCCAGAAGCGTCTTGAACACTGACGTAAACTGGGTCATTCCCGACACCGCCCTTCCCAAGGTTGTCGAGCTGGAAGTTAAACTTGCTTTCCGTGAAACCATACTGGTACAACGTATCGTGGTAGGCATTGATTAAGTAGAAAGCGTTTGTGCGGGAAGCATCGAGGTTAGCTCCTGCGGTCGGGGCTACGTTGGGGTTGTACGTGTAGTCGAAGACAAGACCACTACTGGATTGTTTGGTAGTAGCCGTCGTCGTACCCTTATAGGTGATGACGTTATTACCGCTGTCGAGGGATTGTCAGTCAACGGAAAAGGGAGCAGAGCAAAATACTAAACTCACGAGGTATCAGTGGTATTTACGCCTCTCACATAATGCCATCCTTGAGGTGATGCGGAGATGAGCGCGGGGTTCGTAAGCAATTCAAGGCCCTCTGTAATGTCCTGTTTAAAGATTGGGACAACACGGTACTATGATACCGGCATTAGTACGAATCAATGGCGAACGAGTCGCCAGTCACTCACAGAGGCTTTGGCGACAAAGTCGGTAACAGAGAGTAATTCTCCAGTGTGTGCATCGGCAAAAGCTTCATAGAAGGTCCCGGCTTCGTCGTTCTCGACTTGGAATGCATGCACGAGAGCAAGAGAGCCATCTTGCTGAGCGAGATACTTGACAGTCGGCTCGATGTCGTTCTTTTTGCCTTGCAAAGTTTGTTCCACCTTTGGGATGACGGTGGAAACATCGACCGATGGTTTGGAATCCGCAGCTTTGGCTGGTATCGCAAACGTTAGCTAGAAATAGTACGTGTGCACATTGGGAAACCTACAGGTATCAATGAATGATTGACCAAAAGCTACAACCTTGTTATTTTTGAATGCAACATTTGCCACAGCATTCGCAATGGGAACACCGTCCTGTAAAGTTACGCATCAGAAAACTTCCCAACAGCAGATGGAGAACTGGAGACTGACATGAACTTGTTGAGCGTAGCCAAACGATTCGCCGTTGTCGCTGGTGTACCCGGACTTGAATGAAACTTTCCCCGAGTCCACATTGAGCTTCGACGAGACAAAGGAAACAGTCTTCTCTTCAATCGGAGCATCGAAGAATGATGAAGGAACGTCAAGGCCCTCCCCGTAAGTCTGAAAAACGTGATATCAAGGGTCAGCTTCAGCAACATAAGTAcgcaaagaaaaaaaaacgaacgtTATAGTTGGAGGGAGGATGGAAAATCTGAAGCTTGACGCCATTTCCGATGTCCCTCGTATAGTGAGTGCTATATGTCGCATCTGAAGGACGAGCAGCGGCATTGCTGTAGGAGGCATACAGAATGGCGAGAagcacagaggagaagagccTGTTGAAGATCATTTCGAACCGGGATGTCTGGATTTAGCTGGCTCGCAGAGACTGGGTCGCCTGAGATGCTGGGTAGTAGGTCGTGAAAATGGCAGTCTTTTATTCTATTTTCATCCGTGGTCTCCGGCAAACGATGTATCGAATTCCATCTTGATCAAAGAACGAGACGAGTCCCACACAACTCATCTTGCTCTAAAGTGCGAACTGGGGCGCAAATGCAATTCATTTGAAGAGTACTTTCAACGCGGCGTTCAAGAGTCCCGAAGTTGCGTTGGCGGATTTCCTTTAGCGGTCATATAAGTGCGTCGATTTGGAAAACTTTACTACTTACAGTCCTGCATCATCCGAGTACAAGGTCAGATCCGAGATCGAAATTTGTCTCGGCGTTTTCCCAGCATGACCAGTCAATTAATGTTGGATGTTCTTGATTCAGACCTCGAGTGTTATTGTCCAATCGCCAAAGGAAGCTCTATTTTACCCAGGGTTCGCCTCCTATCGGTTGTACGGACGTGATGAATGGACTCCGTCTATTTGATGACTGAATAGTGAAGCTCCATATGCAGCAACGGGAATTCCGGTCGGATTTTTTGAAGCAGTGGTTGAGAGATAGCGTGGAAATAAGTTAACTTCGCGCGAGTCGTGAGGCCCTTTGATTCGAATCTCGATGTCGATGTACACAGTCGTTTGCTGACGGTGGTGCGTCAAATTTGAAGAACCGAACTTACAAAAGTCCTTACCTGCCGACCTGGATGCGCCGTCTATCGGGCGACCCTCATCAATACTGTTTCCCGCTGCAATCACCATTGTTGACTGACcatgaaagaaaagaaatgtCACTACTTACGTGCAGTGGCTGGAAATCGTCGAGTTCACAAACTATATAGTTGTTCGGAAATCGCCGAACATGTCAGACCTGTAATACATCGGCATTCCTTTCTATTGACTGTCAGGGAAGCTGTTCTTTTCGGGAGCACCCACATGGTCTCAGACTCAGCACGGTGAAGCGAACGGAAAATAACTACTATGCACTTACTTAGAGGTCCTTTTGAAAACGCATCTAAAGTCGGTACCGAAAGTCAAAAACGTACGCGTCAGGTCAAATGTTACCCTCTTTGTAAATCTAGATAATTACTACGTAAATCTTGTATCAAAGAATCCCATGAAAAGTTGCGAAGCGAAAGAGAGCCAACGCCATCTCAACAACCACTAGCAACTCTATCCGAATCGACCTTATCCTTTGCATCAACACCCAAACCCCTACTAGCAAATACCTTCCACAACAGACACTTGTTAGCACCACCATACCGGTTAGCATCAGCTTGAATCCAAGCTTCACGAGCCTGAGGGAAAGTCGGGTTGCAAGGTTGCAAAGCAAGGGCGTCAACTAAGAGCCGTAAAAAGACGATGTTTCCTTCAGTCCCTTCTGCACTCGTTCGAGCGGTGAATGAGAACCCGTGTGCGCCTACGAGTTTAGCATATATGTTATGAAGGATGTTTGCCCTGTGGAAATGGGCGTGGTTGAGTTAACTTCCAGGTCAAAGAGGGCATGAGGATGTTACTTACCAGACCTATGAAACAT
Coding sequences:
- a CDS encoding uncharacterized protein (MEROPS:MER0001400), with the protein product MVFYNRLLSSVLLAILYASYSNAAARPATYSTQNVKDLGNGVKIQMFHPPSNYSTFGEGFDTPSTFSDAPIENKTVSFVASQLKVDSGKVSFKSGYANENGESFGYAQQVHNGVPIANAVANVAFKNNKVVAFGQSFVDTSKAADSKPSVDVSTVIPKVEQTLQGKKNDIEPTVKYLAQQDGSVALVHAFQVENDEAGTFYEAFADAHTGELLSVTDFVAQASYRVVPIFKLDIKEGLELLTNPALTSASPQGWHYAKGVNTTDTSGNNVITYKGATTATTKQSSSGLVFDYTYSPGVGPTEGANLDASRTNAFYLINAYHDTLYQYGFTESKFNFQLDNLGKGGAGNDPVLVSVQDAAGTNNANFATPPDGQSGRCRMYIFTLTNPNRDGTLSNDIVIHEMTHGLSNRLVGGGTATCLQALESRALGEGWSDAVADWFVHSDSPQITDFVFVPWLFNNPRGARSKPYSTSMTTNGYTYADIGQMNEEHYMGEVWANILHNVYAQLVGTRGFSTTARTSASGTQGNIVFLQLLVDSLALSPCNPTFISARNAFIQADINRYGGANKCLLWRVFASRGMGFSAANYANAFDVPAGC
- a CDS encoding uncharacterized protein (MEROPS:MER0001400) translates to MIFNRLFSSVLLAILYASYSNAAARPSDATYSTHYTRDIGNGVKLQIFHPPSNYNTYGEGLDVPSSFFDAPIEEKTVSFVSSKLNVDSGKVSFKSGYTSDNGESFGYAQQVHDGVPIANAVANVAFKNNKVVAFGQSFIDTSKAADSKPSVDVSTVIPKVEQTLQGKKNDIEPTVKYLAQQDGSLALVHAFQVENDEAGTFYEAFADAHTGELLSVTDFVAKASYRVVPIFKQDITEGLELLTNPALISASPQGWHYVRGVNTTDTSGNNVITYKGTTTATTKQSSSGLVFDYTYNPNVAPTAGANLDASRTNAFYLINAYHDTLYQYGFTESKFNFQLDNLGKGGVGNDPVYVSVQDASGVNNAFFSTPPEGQPGQCRMYIFTLTNPNRDGVLSNDIVVHEMTHGLSNRLTGGGTAACLQTLESKGLGEGWSDAVADWFVHSDAPQVTDFVFTPWLFNNPRGGRSRPYSTSTTTNPYTYSTLRGLNEEHNIGEVSSYYLHKPALKTHSLFL